In Geoalkalibacter sp., the following are encoded in one genomic region:
- a CDS encoding DUF1328 family protein, which produces MLDFGTLFFTLACIAAVLLFLDISAPVNKVAKILCGIFLILFTLTLFGGFQRS; this is translated from the coding sequence ATGTTGGATTTCGGCACTCTTTTTTTCACCCTCGCCTGCATCGCCGCCGTTTTGCTGTTTCTCGACATCTCCGCCCCCGTGAACAAAGTCGCTAAAATTCTTTGCGGCATCTTCCTGATACTTTTTACACTGACCCTGTTCGGTGGATTTCAGCGGAGTTAA